A single window of Sphaerodactylus townsendi isolate TG3544 linkage group LG03, MPM_Stown_v2.3, whole genome shotgun sequence DNA harbors:
- the PTPDC1 gene encoding protein tyrosine phosphatase domain-containing protein 1 has protein sequence MTMQSSPRTRLTVNIFSNFFQGRRHSSSDPLLRILHRRRSSVVEVLSTSTHRVMVAISSVNPEELNAAFLEKKRRPRRPTAKYTKVGERLRHVIPGHMQCSMACGGRACKYDSPARWTDEEQAIKGLYSSWVTDNILAMSRPSTEIIEKYNIIEEFQRCDIKTVINLQRPGEHASCGNPLEQESGFTYLPEAFMEAGIYFYNFGWKDYGVASFTTILDMVKVMTFALQEGRAAIHCHAGLGRTGVLIACYLVFATRMTADQAIVYVRTKRPNSIQTRGQLLCVREFSQFLIPLRNVFASCEPKAHAVTLSQYLIRQRHLLHGYESRQLKYVPKLIHLVCKLLLDLAENRQVIEEKVVDLPDLSAEIEGTVSQLASTELDKELIRQDSSTSEPFSHSGSTALHLDNDECDPLWKRRNVDCLQPLSRTKRRLSFSESDLGRVVYVPEHGETPWSVPVRVPFRNKTDETNNEENCHTLRVDINNELLVRSTLTFWSQGKFNLDGKGSHSPLYHKSRYPKEVQRSKTFSSGLSCDRAEEDEEDDEELKTSNYNFRRKYNMYGKRTWSSEDSDSSKAEREKHDFRELCENIPHIVVQSELTLEARRILAAKALADLNEFMGAEEVNSKVEKCLHRPEGLKLLEKGKYHTILCILKCVVNLRTVPEDLEELFLDRVIKAFTKMNSDSESGLHVYNTLRKVFKQILEHQRQHCTERTGNHV, from the exons ATGACCATGCAGAGTTCACCCAGGACTCGTCTGACAGTGAATATTTTTAGCAACTTTTTTCAGGGCCGGAGACATTCTTCTTCTGATCCTCTTCTCCGCATACTCCACAGGCGACGGAGCTCAGTTGTAGAGGTTCTCTCAACTTCTACCCATAGGGTTATGGTAGCCATTTCCTCTGTAAATCCTGAAGAGCTAAATGCTGCTTTCCTTGAGAAAAAAA GAAGACCTAGACGTCCAACTGCAAAATATACCAAAGTCGGAGAACGCCTTCGTCATGTAATTCCTGGTCATATGCAATGTTCCATGGCATGTGGTGGCCGTGCTTGCAAATATGACAGTCCAGCTCGGTGGACTGATGAGGAACAAGCTATTAAAGGGCTTTACTCATCCTG GGTAACAGATAACATATTAGCCATGTCTCGACCCTCAACAGAGATTATTGAGAAGTATAATATTATTGAAGAGTTCCAGAG ATGTGACATAAAAACAGTAATTAACCTTCAGCGTCCTGGGGAACATGCTAGCTGTGGGAATCCGCTGGAACAAGAAAGTGGTTTCACATACCTTCCTGAAGCTTTCATGGAGGCGGGAA TTTATTTTTATAACTTTGGATGGAAGGATTATGGTGTGGCTTCTTTCACTACTATCCTCGATATGGTAAAAGTGATGACTTTTGCCTTACAGGAAGGAAGGGCAGCTATTCACTGCCATGCAGGACTTGGCCGAACAG GTGTTTTAATAGCTTGTTACTTGGTTTTTGCAACAAGAATGACTGCAGATCAAGCAATTGTTTATGTTAGGACAAAGAGGCCTAATTCAATTCAAACTAGAGGGCAGTTGCTGTGTGTAAGGGAGTTCTCACAGTTCTTAATTCCACTAAGGAATGTTTTTGCGTCTTGTGAGCCCAAAGCCCATGCAGTTACTCTTTCCCAGTACCTGATCCGACAGCGACATTTGCTTCATGGTTATGAGAGCAGACAACTCAAGTATGTGCCAAAACTTATTCACTTGGTTTGCAAACTATTGTTGGACTTGGCTGAAAACCGGCAAGTGATAGAAGAGAAAGTAGTAGATTTACCAGATCTGTCAGCCGAAATTGAAGGGACTGTTTCCCAGTTAGCTtctacagagcttgataaagagTTAATAAGACAAGACAGTAGTACCTCGGAACCATTCTCCCACTCAGGATCAACTGCTCTTCATTTAGACAATGATGAATGTGATCCTCTTTGGAAGAGGAGGAACGTTGACTGCCTTCAGCCTCTGAGTCGTACAAAAAGGCGCCTGAGCTTCAGTGAGTCAGATTTAGGAAGAGTTGTATATGTCCCTGAGCACGGAGAGACACCGTGGTCAGTGCCTGTGCGAGTGCCATTTCGCAACAAAACAGATGAAACGAACAATGAGGAGAATTGTCACACTCTTCGGGTTGATATAAACAACGAACTCTTAGTTCGTAGCACATTGACTTTCTGGAGTCAGGGTAAATTTAATTTAGATGGAAAAGGAAGTCATTCTCCACTTTATCATAAAAGCAGATATCCTAAAGAAGTACAGCGCAGTAAAACGTTTTCTTCAGGCCTTAGCTGTGATCGGGCGGAAGAGGATGAGGAAGACGATGAAGAGTTAAAAACATCAAACTACAACTTTCGTCGAAAATATAATATGTATGGGAAGAGAACATGGTCCTCTGAAGATTCAGACTCTTCCAAAGCAGAGCGAGAGAAACACGACTTTAGAGAACTCTGTGAAAATATCCCTCATATTGTTGTGCAGTCAGAACTGACACTGGAGGCCCGAAGAATTTTAGCAGCTAAAGCCCTTGCAGATCTAAATGAATTTATGGGAGCAGAAGAAGTAAACAGCAAGGTGGAAAAGTG CCTGCACCGCCCTGAAGGACTTAAATTGCTAGAAAAG GGAAAATATCATActatattatgtattttaaagtgtGTGGTGAATTTACGGACAGTACCAGAAGATTTGGAAGAACTTTTTCTTGATCGTGTCATCAAAGCATTCACAAAG ATGAATTCTGATTCTGAGAGTGGTCTGCATGTTTACAACACTCTAAGGAAGGTTTTCAAACAGATACTGGAACACCAAAGACAACATTGCACAGAAAGAACGGGAAATCATGTTTGA